One Barnesiella propionica genomic window carries:
- a CDS encoding uroporphyrinogen decarboxylase family protein: MNDKLRRTHEFLQTSKTHDGRVYFHPILMMYAAKLFGRSYTDFMTDYRILVESNMKCLEMYDHDAVSVISDPYRETSAFGAKITFDGDNSPKAEKLIRCPEDVDKLVNPDVYACERTMDRINGVKYYRQLLGEKFPVIGWVEGPLAETADLCGVSETMLNMMMEPDMVKKILQKCLVTAKDFALAQIRAGSNIMGVGDAVCSQISKEMYDEFCLPLHQELFDFIHDSGAIVKVHICGNITHILPSLARTGVDILDIDWMVDPVEAYNIMGDGVMICGNLDPVSVIMEGNKELIEEKYLQIKNNIPRENWIVMGGCEIPPATPSENMDFLRSVSKVY; the protein is encoded by the coding sequence ATGAATGACAAACTTAGAAGAACACATGAGTTTTTACAGACATCCAAAACTCATGATGGCAGGGTATATTTTCATCCTATATTAATGATGTATGCCGCAAAACTATTCGGCAGGAGTTATACCGATTTTATGACCGATTACAGGATATTGGTAGAATCGAATATGAAATGCCTGGAAATGTACGATCATGATGCGGTTAGTGTAATATCCGATCCTTATCGGGAAACTTCTGCATTTGGAGCTAAAATAACGTTCGATGGGGATAATTCCCCGAAAGCGGAAAAATTGATAAGGTGTCCCGAAGATGTCGATAAATTAGTTAATCCTGATGTATATGCGTGTGAACGGACGATGGACAGGATAAACGGAGTGAAATATTACAGACAATTATTGGGTGAAAAATTTCCGGTAATCGGATGGGTTGAAGGGCCGCTGGCCGAAACTGCCGATCTGTGCGGCGTATCGGAGACGATGCTTAATATGATGATGGAACCCGATATGGTAAAAAAGATATTACAAAAGTGCTTGGTCACTGCTAAAGACTTTGCTTTGGCGCAGATTAGGGCCGGTTCTAATATCATGGGAGTGGGGGATGCTGTATGTTCCCAGATCTCGAAAGAGATGTATGATGAATTTTGTCTGCCACTACATCAAGAATTATTTGACTTTATACATGATTCCGGGGCAATCGTCAAGGTTCATATTTGTGGTAACATCACCCATATACTGCCTTCTCTGGCTCGAACCGGAGTCGATATTTTGGATATCGACTGGATGGTCGACCCTGTTGAAGCCTATAACATAATGGGAGACGGGGTGATGATATGTGGTAATCTTGATCCGGTCTCTGTCATAATGGAGGGGAATAAAGAACTTATCGAGGAAAAATATTTGCAAATAAAGAACAATATCCCCCGGGAAAATTGGATTGTGATGGGAGGATGTGAAATTCCGCCTGCTACCCCTTCTGAAAATATGGATTTCTTGAGATCTGTTTCCAAGGTCTATTGA
- a CDS encoding RsmD family RNA methyltransferase encodes MRIISGKYGRRRFDVPTNIKARPTTDFARENIFNVLENYISFEGLTALDLFAGTGAVSFELLSRDCRKVICVEAHSIQYNFIRKVMQQLGDKNLVPVKGDVFKFIPSCREQFDFIFADPPYDLPELETIPSLVFKAGLLKPDGIFVLEHSRNNDFSSLAQFDQQRVYGSVNFSLFRNICNEKKEDTNAGE; translated from the coding sequence ATGAGAATCATAAGCGGAAAATACGGCCGTCGGCGTTTTGATGTTCCTACCAATATCAAAGCACGCCCAACAACAGATTTTGCCCGGGAAAATATATTCAACGTCCTGGAAAATTATATTTCTTTTGAAGGGCTCACGGCACTGGACCTATTCGCAGGTACGGGGGCCGTCAGTTTCGAACTGTTGTCGCGCGATTGCCGAAAAGTAATCTGTGTAGAAGCCCACAGCATACAATACAATTTCATTCGTAAAGTCATGCAACAGCTGGGAGACAAGAATCTGGTTCCCGTTAAAGGAGATGTTTTCAAGTTCATTCCCTCCTGCCGCGAACAATTCGATTTTATTTTTGCCGATCCCCCTTATGACCTTCCGGAGTTAGAAACTATTCCCTCTCTGGTATTCAAAGCCGGACTACTAAAGCCTGATGGTATATTTGTCCTTGAACATTCCAGGAATAATGATTTTTCCAGTCTGGCCCAATTTGACCAACAGCGCGTTTACGGCAGTGTCAATTTCAGTTTATTCCGGAATATCTGTAACGAAAAAAAAGAGGATACAAATGCCGGGGAATAA